A genomic stretch from Candidatus Ozemobacteraceae bacterium includes:
- the mltG gene encoding endolytic transglycosylase MltG: MSLFRSLLTFGILFGIAAIGFLAGGFLWFHEQTLSRGSSSRNAAPIDIEIKPGNAPKEIASRLKSGGIIRSAFVFRFLSSLYGVDTRLKPGKYSFNGTESVEDILKALIKGREELVRVTIPEGLTLAAISQLIEKAGIASSAAFLELTRSKRISDAFFGDWGTLPSLEGMAFPETYAFSKGVDVEEVLSTMLRMTRDRVDRLIAGPKTSSGLTKYEACILASIVEREAKLASERPLVASVFLNRLRSGMRLESCATVQFALPEHKERLTFDDLKIISPFNTYQINGLPPTPISNFGASALAAVASPAVTDYLFFVSDAAEGHRFSTTLAEHERSRKDFFQIRKKKNR, encoded by the coding sequence ATGTCCCTTTTCCGTTCGCTTCTGACGTTTGGGATTCTATTCGGAATCGCTGCAATAGGGTTTCTGGCCGGAGGATTTCTCTGGTTTCACGAGCAAACCCTGTCCCGCGGCTCATCGTCGCGGAATGCGGCCCCGATCGACATCGAGATAAAACCCGGCAACGCTCCCAAGGAAATCGCTTCCCGTCTGAAAAGCGGCGGCATCATCCGGAGCGCATTCGTCTTCCGCTTTTTGAGTTCTCTCTACGGTGTCGATACGCGGCTGAAACCCGGAAAATACAGTTTCAACGGCACGGAATCCGTCGAAGACATCCTGAAAGCCCTGATCAAAGGTCGGGAAGAGCTGGTTCGCGTCACCATTCCCGAGGGTTTAACGCTGGCGGCGATATCCCAGTTGATCGAAAAAGCCGGTATAGCGTCTTCGGCGGCGTTTCTCGAATTGACGCGCTCCAAGCGCATCTCGGACGCCTTTTTCGGAGATTGGGGGACTCTTCCTTCCCTGGAAGGCATGGCCTTTCCCGAAACGTACGCCTTTTCCAAAGGCGTCGACGTCGAGGAGGTGCTCTCCACGATGCTCCGCATGACCCGCGACAGGGTCGACCGTCTTATCGCCGGGCCCAAAACAAGTTCGGGCCTGACGAAGTATGAAGCCTGCATCCTCGCTTCGATCGTCGAGCGAGAGGCGAAACTCGCCTCCGAGAGGCCGCTGGTGGCCTCCGTGTTTCTGAATCGCCTTCGGAGCGGCATGCGCCTGGAATCCTGCGCAACGGTCCAGTTCGCCCTCCCCGAGCATAAGGAGCGGCTTACGTTCGATGACCTGAAAATTATCTCTCCTTTCAACACCTATCAGATCAACGGCCTTCCGCCCACGCCGATATCAAATTTCGGCGCGTCCGCCCTGGCGGCAGTGGCATCTCCGGCAGTCACCGATTACCTTTTTTTCGTCTCGGACGCGGCGGAGGGCCACCGATTCTCCACCACGCTGGCAGAACATGAACGATCGCGAAAAGACTTTTTCCAGATCAGAAAGAAAAAAAACCGGTAA
- a CDS encoding helical backbone metal receptor, with protein sequence MKIALRLLVLGLLLAVPGFCGESRIVSLAPEITEFLLELGGGSSIVGVSDSCSLPADASLIPRIGTVELNMERLVRLKPTAILDLNGAHRRYELLFRQLSLRYVNIGIDQLADIPSAAVRLSNELGTPDRGTAFTATWERQLSRLVSKHAHPKPRVYIETWDAPLQSATEKSFIGQLVQLAGGENVISDSSNRYPVVTDIQIITSNPEVIFIAYPIGDISRISSRPGWGDIDAVRKKRVYQLGDEQNRLGSAALKNLLALSNLLRTK encoded by the coding sequence ATGAAAATTGCGCTCCGCCTCCTCGTTCTGGGACTTCTTCTCGCGGTTCCCGGTTTTTGCGGCGAGTCGCGAATCGTCTCACTGGCACCGGAAATAACGGAATTTCTGCTGGAATTGGGAGGAGGAAGCTCGATCGTCGGCGTCTCGGATTCCTGCTCACTTCCTGCCGATGCCTCGCTCATTCCCCGCATCGGGACTGTCGAACTGAACATGGAGCGGCTTGTCAGGCTCAAGCCAACGGCCATCCTCGATCTGAACGGGGCCCACAGACGATACGAACTGCTCTTTCGCCAGTTATCCCTGAGATACGTGAATATCGGAATCGATCAACTGGCCGACATTCCCTCCGCCGCCGTTCGTCTCTCGAACGAACTCGGAACTCCCGATCGCGGCACGGCATTCACAGCCACATGGGAACGGCAATTATCCCGCCTTGTCTCGAAACACGCTCATCCCAAACCGAGGGTCTATATCGAGACCTGGGATGCTCCCCTTCAATCCGCCACGGAAAAAAGCTTCATCGGACAGCTCGTCCAGCTCGCCGGCGGTGAAAACGTCATCAGCGATTCCTCCAACAGATACCCGGTCGTCACGGACATTCAGATCATCACAAGCAATCCGGAAGTCATTTTCATCGCCTACCCGATCGGTGATATTTCCAGAATCAGTTCGCGGCCAGGGTGGGGGGACATAGACGCCGTCAGAAAAAAGCGCGTGTATCAACTCGGCGACGAACAAAACCGGCTTGGCTCAGCCGCGCTGAAAAATCTTTTGGCCCTCTCCAATCTACTAAGAACCAAATAA
- a CDS encoding NHL repeat-containing protein codes for MGLGWDATSRELYIADTGNDRIVRLSSDGRFVSQYGGFGVAFGDSSEEREDSLDEPWDVAPGGFSNFYVSDQNNNRICEFDAYKNYRGTTYPREGDRASRLNKPRGIMVDGENNIWLVDSREDRVLKLTPSGNKLFELGGFGWSSQKFKEPTQVAVDDTGRIFVCDRGNARIGVFDRLGSYLNDIRTGLKSPTGVAVDPDGLVHVCDERTNEVRVFLPGGKLLSSLPGVSETDRFRYPADLVAISDVVYVLDSGNNRIVVLERRKDRQETPWQVGIPMIQ; via the coding sequence ATGGGTCTGGGGTGGGATGCGACGTCCAGAGAACTCTACATTGCGGACACAGGAAATGACCGCATCGTTCGGCTCAGCTCCGACGGGAGGTTCGTTTCCCAGTATGGCGGGTTCGGCGTTGCGTTCGGCGACTCTTCGGAAGAGCGGGAAGACAGTCTTGACGAGCCTTGGGACGTCGCCCCGGGCGGGTTTTCGAATTTTTACGTCAGCGACCAGAACAACAATCGGATCTGTGAGTTCGACGCCTACAAAAACTACCGGGGGACGACCTACCCTCGCGAAGGGGATCGTGCCTCCCGGTTAAATAAACCGCGAGGCATCATGGTCGACGGCGAGAACAACATCTGGCTGGTCGACAGCAGAGAAGACCGCGTGTTGAAGCTCACCCCCTCAGGCAACAAACTGTTCGAACTGGGCGGCTTCGGCTGGAGTTCCCAGAAATTCAAGGAACCGACCCAAGTCGCCGTCGACGACACCGGCCGCATCTTCGTCTGTGACCGGGGAAACGCCCGCATCGGCGTGTTCGACCGCCTCGGTTCTTACCTGAACGACATCAGGACCGGCCTGAAAAGTCCGACGGGAGTCGCCGTCGATCCCGACGGCCTCGTCCACGTCTGCGACGAGCGAACGAACGAAGTGCGCGTGTTTCTTCCCGGCGGGAAACTGTTGAGCAGTCTTCCGGGCGTATCGGAAACCGATCGTTTCCGGTATCCGGCGGATCTGGTCGCGATCTCGGACGTCGTCTACGTTCTCGACTCCGGGAACAATCGAATCGTCGTCCTAGAGCGGCGTAAAGACCGGCAGGAAACGCCTTGGCAGGTCGGCATCCCCATGATACAATGA
- a CDS encoding tetratricopeptide repeat protein, producing MIRSIFRLGLSAALAVGLTFSLGGCKKGNRQEKQRFKLHMTDEVKNTPLSQLLPKTNVKTGKRIAEVDDKVKNDYMYGTLAGQYGKYPTAVTYLKAALAREPKLVDAHHNLGLAYYKMGRVDDAIREWAQTLRLDPTYDETYYNIAIFLLDNGRKADAQTALTRCIQANQFHLKARFALGKLAQQEGKNQEAIRHFRAYQMRDRGDLKVHLALGELYLLENQVDASLKEFESAARIDDKNPTVHYQLGVAYHRRGQLDQAIFQYKRTTELAPDHVHAYINLGDVYSYRKEYASALAAYNAALGIDSTNVYAQKKAAQVEKKLLEKDQ from the coding sequence TTGATTCGTTCGATATTCCGGCTCGGGCTGAGCGCCGCTCTGGCCGTCGGTCTCACCTTTTCCCTCGGCGGCTGCAAAAAAGGCAACCGGCAGGAGAAGCAGCGCTTCAAACTGCACATGACCGACGAAGTCAAAAACACTCCCTTGTCGCAGCTTCTTCCGAAGACCAATGTCAAGACCGGCAAACGCATCGCGGAAGTCGATGATAAGGTCAAAAACGATTACATGTACGGCACTCTCGCCGGGCAGTATGGAAAGTATCCGACGGCGGTCACGTATCTCAAGGCCGCCCTGGCCCGCGAGCCGAAACTCGTCGACGCGCATCACAACCTGGGACTCGCCTATTACAAGATGGGCCGGGTCGACGATGCGATAAGGGAATGGGCCCAAACCCTGCGCCTCGACCCTACGTATGACGAGACGTATTACAACATCGCGATTTTCCTGCTCGACAACGGACGCAAGGCCGATGCCCAAACGGCCCTCACCAGGTGCATTCAGGCGAACCAGTTTCACCTGAAAGCCCGTTTCGCTCTCGGCAAGCTCGCCCAGCAGGAGGGCAAAAACCAGGAAGCGATCAGGCATTTCCGCGCCTACCAGATGCGCGACCGCGGCGATCTCAAGGTTCACCTGGCCCTCGGCGAACTGTATCTGCTCGAAAACCAGGTCGATGCCTCGCTCAAGGAGTTCGAATCCGCCGCACGTATCGACGACAAGAACCCCACCGTCCACTACCAGCTCGGCGTCGCCTACCATCGGCGCGGCCAGCTCGATCAGGCCATCTTCCAGTACAAGCGCACGACCGAACTCGCTCCCGACCACGTTCATGCCTACATCAACCTGGGCGACGTCTACAGTTACCGCAAGGAGTATGCTTCGGCTCTGGCCGCCTACAACGCGGCGCTCGGCATCGATTCGACCAACGTCTACGCGCAGAAGAAGGCGGCCCAGGTGGAAAAGAAGCTCCTGGAAAAGGACCAGTGA
- a CDS encoding radical SAM protein, whose protein sequence is MTTGIPGITHWDLLSVEKPSRYIGGEMNQAPGKPGAALRACLAFPDVYELGMSNIAIKILYEILNEIPDIACERVFSPWVDFEDLLRRKGLPLYSLETKRPLSEFDVLGITLPYEMTFTNVVNLLELGGIPVDRRDRTDGTFVIAGGPSASNPLPVADFFDAILIGDGEEALPELCELIKQSKNQHVVRPKVLAAISELEGFWVPAFPKPVKRRVFKGFGASRPPLTPVVPHIEAIHSRAPLEIFRGCIQGCRFCNAGFFYRPKRERPASALIDCGRSLLANTGNESLGLVSLSTSDYTALSELITGLDKQRMFPDQTLSVPSLRMNDKTLALLETVPELKKGGLTFAPEAGSQRLRDIISKNITEEDILKVVAATRESCYRVMKLYFMMGLPFETDDDLTAIAELVEKIENTARREKIKKDINISLSGFVPKPFTPFQWAGQNDTETLDAKRRHICNAMKKSRARLSWRDSYLCQLEGVLARGDERIGALLKAARKRGCRFDGWSEHFRADAWREAFAETGIDPSSYTRERPLSEMLPWEFVDFRTPREYFVREYREAAGLAGVQLP, encoded by the coding sequence ATGACCACCGGCATTCCCGGCATCACCCATTGGGACCTCCTGAGCGTCGAGAAGCCGTCGCGCTACATCGGCGGCGAGATGAACCAGGCGCCCGGCAAGCCCGGCGCGGCGCTGCGGGCATGCCTCGCGTTTCCGGACGTCTACGAACTCGGCATGTCGAATATCGCGATCAAAATATTATATGAAATATTGAATGAGATCCCCGACATAGCCTGCGAGCGCGTTTTTTCGCCCTGGGTCGATTTCGAAGACCTCCTGCGGCGGAAAGGACTTCCGCTGTATTCCCTCGAGACGAAACGGCCGCTTTCCGAGTTCGACGTGCTGGGAATCACCCTGCCGTATGAGATGACGTTTACGAACGTCGTCAACCTTCTCGAGCTCGGGGGCATACCGGTCGACCGACGCGACCGCACCGACGGAACGTTCGTCATCGCGGGCGGTCCCTCGGCCTCGAACCCCCTGCCGGTCGCCGATTTCTTCGATGCGATCCTGATCGGCGACGGCGAGGAGGCGCTCCCGGAACTCTGCGAGCTGATCAAGCAGTCGAAGAACCAGCACGTGGTCCGGCCGAAGGTGCTCGCAGCAATCTCCGAACTCGAGGGCTTCTGGGTCCCGGCGTTTCCGAAACCGGTGAAGCGCCGAGTCTTCAAGGGATTCGGCGCGTCGCGACCGCCGCTGACGCCGGTGGTTCCGCACATCGAGGCGATTCACAGCCGGGCGCCCCTCGAGATCTTCCGGGGCTGCATCCAGGGCTGCCGGTTCTGCAACGCCGGCTTCTTCTACCGGCCGAAGCGGGAACGGCCGGCTTCCGCCCTGATCGATTGCGGGCGGAGTCTTCTGGCCAACACCGGCAACGAGTCGCTGGGCCTCGTGTCGCTTTCGACGTCCGATTACACGGCACTGTCCGAGCTGATCACGGGGCTGGATAAGCAGCGCATGTTTCCCGACCAGACACTCTCGGTGCCGTCCCTTCGCATGAACGACAAGACGCTCGCCCTGCTCGAGACCGTTCCCGAACTGAAGAAGGGCGGCCTCACCTTCGCGCCCGAGGCAGGAAGCCAGCGCCTGCGCGACATCATCAGCAAAAACATCACGGAAGAGGACATTCTCAAGGTCGTGGCCGCCACCCGAGAGTCCTGCTACCGGGTGATGAAGCTGTATTTCATGATGGGCCTCCCGTTCGAAACCGACGACGACCTCACCGCGATCGCGGAGCTGGTCGAAAAAATCGAAAACACGGCACGACGCGAGAAAATCAAAAAGGACATCAACATCAGCCTTTCCGGCTTCGTCCCGAAGCCGTTCACGCCGTTTCAGTGGGCGGGCCAGAACGACACGGAGACGCTGGATGCGAAGCGCCGGCATATCTGCAATGCGATGAAGAAGAGCCGTGCGCGCCTCTCGTGGCGGGACTCGTATCTCTGCCAGCTCGAAGGCGTTCTCGCGCGCGGGGACGAGCGGATCGGCGCGCTTCTGAAAGCCGCCCGGAAGCGCGGCTGCCGGTTTGACGGCTGGAGCGAGCATTTCCGCGCCGACGCATGGCGCGAGGCGTTCGCCGAGACCGGCATCGATCCCTCATCGTATACCCGCGAGCGACCGCTCTCCGAAATGCTGCCGTGGGAGTTCGTCGATTTCCGCACCCCGCGCGAGTATTTCGTGCGCGAGTACCGCGAGGCGGCCGGCCTCGCCGGAGTGCAACTGCCATGA
- a CDS encoding TIGR03936 family radical SAM-associated protein, with protein MTQNNPLPEYRYRIHYRRHGNSIYLAHLDVMESLLRALRRSGLPYALSQGCHARPKSSFGPPLPLGHASRCEFFDMYLREAVDPRAVAAAFAGLLPDGMAVTRAEPVAMNAPMLSGDHKVRYRFPFAADGADIMARVRGFLSDPATPIVIRRGREEQRYVIGTALLAIREESEDGVPALVAEFSQGGKGQPSVSKIVTALVEHLGDAREALLGVERICFIE; from the coding sequence ATGACCCAGAACAACCCGCTTCCGGAATACCGGTACCGTATCCATTACCGTCGCCACGGAAACTCGATCTACCTCGCCCATCTCGACGTCATGGAATCACTGCTGCGCGCACTGCGCAGGTCCGGGCTGCCGTATGCCCTTTCACAGGGCTGTCATGCGCGGCCCAAGAGCAGTTTCGGCCCTCCCCTCCCCCTCGGCCACGCCAGCAGGTGCGAGTTTTTCGACATGTATCTGCGCGAGGCGGTCGATCCCAGGGCGGTTGCGGCAGCCTTCGCAGGCCTGCTGCCGGACGGCATGGCGGTCACCCGTGCCGAGCCGGTCGCAATGAACGCCCCGATGCTGTCGGGGGATCACAAGGTCCGCTACCGTTTTCCGTTCGCCGCCGACGGAGCCGACATCATGGCGCGCGTCCGCGGATTTCTCTCCGATCCCGCCACGCCGATCGTCATCAGGCGCGGCAGGGAAGAACAGCGCTACGTCATCGGCACGGCGCTCCTGGCCATTCGCGAGGAGTCGGAAGACGGCGTTCCCGCTCTCGTCGCGGAATTTTCTCAGGGCGGCAAGGGGCAGCCGTCCGTTTCGAAGATCGTCACCGCGCTCGTCGAGCATCTCGGCGATGCGCGGGAAGCGCTGCTCGGCGTGGAGCGCATCTGCTTCATCGAATGA